A segment of the Vibrio parahaemolyticus genome:
GACGTAGAAGAATACTGCGTGAGTGAAGGTTGGGTAAAAATTGCGTCTCCTAAAGCGAAAGACCGTTTCGGTAACCCAATGCTGATCAAACTGAAAGGCGAAGTTGAAGCGTACTACGTGTAAGCAACTCTCGTTCAGTCGAATCTAAAAAGCTCGAGTCTTACTCGGGCTTTTTTAATGCCTACGTTTTGTTGTATTCGCACTGTTTATCTTTTAAACCAAACAGTTACATGACAAATAATTAGTAAACCATTTTCGTGATCCTACTTCGTGTTTTAGCGATAAAGGTCGTTTGGCTCGGCGGGTTTGGGATTCGTTTCACAGTTTATTCATGAGTCAAACCTAGACTGAAAAAATCCACCTTTCTAATTCGAAAAATAACAAAACTAGGATTCACCCATGAAGAAGAACCTCCTTGCTATCGCCCTTGGCAGCGTAATTGCGCTGACAGCAGCCCCTTATTCACTGGCCGCCAACGATTCTACAATCCAATCTTCCGCAGACTACTCGCAACTGGTGACCAAACGTCAAGTTGTCGACCAACTTTTGAATGACGCCGTGGAAGCCTTTAAATCGCCGGCGCGTATATCTCACGCTGGTTTTACCGCGAAAATGCCGAGCAATATGGAGATAGTTACCGACCGATTGCTAGAAGCTTACCAACTTGAGCCATACCGCACCGACCTACTCATTTCTGCGGCAAATGCGCAGATTTACAACAAGAACGTCGATCGAGCAATTGAGCTGTTCGAACAAGCCTTGGCAGTGGCGCCGGACGATGTAGATTTACACGCTTATCTTGCGGTGTGGCAGCGCTTTAAAGGTAATCAAGCCGAATCAGATCAACACATGACAACGCTGGCCAAACTGAATGCCGGCAAAGCAGCAGACATCAACCGCATTTTCGACACAGTAGATCGCGTTTTGGCAACGCCGCTGAAAGAGAAAGCCGATAAAGACAAACTGGACGACAAAGGCGCGATTGTTACCTTGGGTTATGCGCTCAATCCCGATGGTTCGATGCATCAAATCTTAGTCGAACGTCTACAAACCACGTTAGCAATGGCGAAAGCGAACCCAGATGCGATAATTATTTTGACGGGCGGCGTACCAAAGAACCATAAAACTGAAGGTAAATTGATGGCGGACTGGCTGATTGAAAAAGGAGTCAGCAAAGACCGCATCATCGAAGAAAACTACGCCACCAGCACGGTGGGCAATGCCCTGTTCAGCAGCTACGCCTTGGCGCGCCACAACATCAAACACGCGACCATTATCAGCTCGGCAAGTCACGTGCGTCGTGGCCAAACCTTGTTTGAAATCGCTAGCTGGCAAACTGGCCCGCAGGGCATCACTTTCGACACCGTAAGTTACCCAGACAAACCCCTCAAAGACTTAGCGAAAGCCAGCGAGAGCGAACTACTTGGCATTTACCGCGATGCGCTGCGTACTTACGGTATGTGGAGTTATCGCTCTTACCCGTTGGAGTCGCGTTAACCCTTATCGCCCCATTCAAATCGAAAAAAGCCTGCACGTTCGCAGGCTTTCTTGCATTAGAACAGTATCTAAAGCGATTAGATCGCTTCGCCATTTACTGTAACTGCGACGTCAATGTTGCCACGAACGGCATTTGAGTATGGGCAGACTTGGTGGGCAATGCGCGTCAGCTCTAGTGCTTGTTCTTGTGGTAGGTCTAACTCTGCCGCGAGGCCAACGGTCAAAGCAAAGCCACCGTTTTCATTCGGACCAATGCCTACTTCAGCTGTCACAGGAGCGCTCTTTAGCGCTACTTTTGCTTCACGCGCAACGTGCAAAATCGCGTTAGAGAAACAAGCCGAGTAACCCGCTGCAAACAGTTGTTCTGGGTTCGTTGCTGCGCCTGTGCCACCCATCTCTTTTGGGTAAGCAAGTTCAAGATCCAGCAGACCATCGTTGGTTTTTACTTGACCATTACGGCCAGCCAGAGCGGTAGCTTGAGTTTTGTATAATGTTGTCATGCAAATATCCTCTTTGATTTAAGTTGCGCGCAATTTAATTGCTTGCAACCTTACATCGAAACAACGATAGTTTGCAACTATATTGTGCACAATTTATTTTTATCGCCTTTATCGAGATTAAGCCCATGAGCCAGTGTTACTCCCCAAGTACATTGAATGCAGAAGAAAAATTGTTACTAGAGAATCAAGTCTGCTTTCCGCTATACAGCGCTGCTAACGCTGTGATTCGCGCGTACCGACCGTTGTTGGACGCACTTGATCTCACCTACTCGCAGTACTTGGTAATGATGGTATTGTGGGAAAAAGATGGCACGAGCGTAAAACAGCTGGGATCACAGCTTCACCTCGATTCAGGAACGCTCACCCCGTTGCTAAAACGCTTAGAAGCAAAAGGCTTTGTGAGCAGAGGAAGAAGTGAAACCGACGAGCGCGTACGCGTATTGAACCTTACCGAAGCAGGCAGAGCACTTAAAGATCAGGCGAAATCCGTCCCTGATGCCATTGCCTGTAAGTTCACGTTGGATCTAGAAGAATTGATGACGCTAAAAACGCTCTGCGAGAAAGTGCTCGATAAGCTCAGCTAACCGCCAAGCCCTTTATAAACTCCTCTCAATAGCTAAAAGCCTGCCATTGCAGGCTTTATTGATCTCATTGCTTTCATACACTCTTTCTATTGCCATTCTTCAATAAAACCTATCAACTTCTCGCGTCTATAATCGGATTTCCCTATTAGCGAAAATAGGATTTGTCTATCAATAGGATAGTTACAAGCAATTTTCCTTAAACACAATCCGATGCGAATATACTTTCCGAAAGCAAGAACTGCTCACCCTAAAACATTCTGAGGAAAGTAAAAAATGATTAATACAAAGATCAAACCATTTGCAGCTACAGCATACAGAAACGGCGAATTCGTTGAAGTAACAGAACAAGATGTTCTAGGCAAATGGGCTGTATTCTTCTTCTACCCAGCAGACTTCACATTCGTATGTCCGACAGAACTAGGTGACCTAGCAGACCACTACGAAGAGCTACAAAAACGCGGCGTTGAAGTGTACTCAGTATCAACAGACACACACTTCACTCACAAAGCTTGGCACGATAGCTCAGAAACAATCGGCAAGATCCAGTACTACATGCTTGGCGACCAAACAGGCAACATCACAAACAACTTCGGTGTGATGCGTGAAGGTCAAGGTCTTGCAGACCGTGCAACGTTCCTAATCGACCCAGAAGGTACTATCCAAGCAATGGAAATCACTGCTGAAGGTATCGGTCGTGACGCAGAAGACCTACTACGCAAAGTGAAAGCAGCTCAGTACGTAGCAGCGCACCCAGGCGAAGTTTGCCCAGCAAAATGGAAAGAAGGCGAAGAGACGCTAGCTCCTTCTCTAGACCTAGTAGGCAAAATCTAAGCCACTGAATTTAAGCTCAATTTGACATGCTAATTGACGCTTAACTTAGAGAGCATTCCAGGTTAGATACCTTGACGACCTTCTGCCTGGTTTGCTCTCTCCCTACTGATTTTATCCAGAGTAACCACTCTTTTGTTTATTTAAGGTAACAACAACTATGTTAGACCAAGCGATCCAACAACAACTCAAACAATATCTGGCTAATGTAAAAGAAGACGTTCGTCTAGTGGTTAGTCTAGATGAAAGCAAAGCATCGAATGACATTCTGTCTCTAGCGAACCAAATTGCAGAGATGAGCGACTTTATCACCGTTGAACGTGACGACAACGCAAGCGCACGTAAACCAGTGATGACGGTGACGAACCCAGTAAAAGGTACAGCACTCCGCTTTGCTGGCTTACCAATGGGTCACGAATTTACCTCTCTGGTATTGGCATTGCTGCACTCTGGTGGTCACCCAATCAAACTAGAGCCGGAAGTGATTGAACAAATCGCAGCGCTAGATAAAGAGTTGGAAGTTGAAGTGTTCATTTCACTGTCGTGCCAAAACTGTCCAGACGTGGTTCAAGCGTTCAACATGATGGCGGCGATCAACCCGAAAGTGAAAGCAACCATGATCGACGGTGCACTATTCCAAGATGAAGTGAAACAACGTGACATCATGGCAGTACCAAGCGTATTCGTAAACGGAGAGCTATTCGGTCAAGGCCGTATGTCTCTAACTGAAATCCTAAACAAAGTGGATGACGGTGCGAGCGAGAAAGCAGCCAAAGCACTGAACGAAAAAGACCCATACGACGTGCTAGTTGTCGGCGGTGGCCCTGGTGGTAGTGCAGCAGCACTATACGCAGCGCGTAAAGGTATTCGCACTGGTGTTGTCGCTAAACGCTTCGGTGGTCAGGTGATGGACACCATGGCAATCGAGAACTTTATCTCGGTAAAACGTACTGAAGGTCCAAAACTGGCGACTGACCTAGCAGAGCACCTAAAAGAATACGACGTAGACGTCGTGACTGAGCAACAAGCGCAAAAACTGATGGGCGCAGCACACACAGACGATGGCTTGATTCATATCCAACTTGAAAGCGGCGCAACGCTGAAAAGTAAGAGTGTCATCCTAAGCCCTGGTGCTCGCTGGCGTGAAATGAACGTTCCGGGTGAGCAAGAGTACCGCAACAAAGGCGTTGCGTACTGCCCACACTGTGACGGCCCGCTATTCAAAGGCAAGAAAACTGCGGTTATCGGTGGTGGTAACTCAGGTATCGAAGCGGCTATCGACCTAGCAGGTATTGTTGAGCACGTAACCGTTCTTGAATTTGCAGACGTACTTCGCGCAGACCAAGTGCTTATCGACAAAGCGAACTCTCTACCAAACATCGACATCATCACGATGGCGCAAACCACAGAAGTAGTGGGTGACGGTACTCGCGTAACAAGCTTGAAGTACAAAGACCGTAACACAGATGAAATCAAAGAGATTGAACTGTCAGGTATCTTTGTCCAAATCGGTCTAGTACCAAACACAGAATGGCTAAAAGATTCAGAAGTAGCGCTTTCTGAGCGCGGCGAAATTGAAGTTGGTAGCCGTGGTGAAACCAGCCTAGAAGGTGTCTTCGCAGCCGGTGACGCAACGACGGTTCCTTACAAACAGATCATCATTGCGATGGGTGAAGGTGCAAAAGCAAGCTTAGGCGCGTTTGATTACCTAATCCGTAAACAAGGTTAATCTCCAAATTTCTTGAACACAAAGCGCACGGTGCAGTGTTTTCTTCCCCTGAAAACCAATCGGGGCATCGTGTAGAACGGAGTGGCAAGAAAGAAAAGCAAAAACCTAGAAGCCCAAAGACTTTGCCAGCAGGTACTAACTGCTGGCTTTTTTGGTTTTTGGGAGGGTTGCAAGCACATAACCCAACTCGCAGATTCAAAGCACCAACCCCACCTAACCTCCCCTTGTATCAAGCTTCGAGGAGCGCGCATAAAAAATTCCAAAATAGCTCTTTACCTCGACTTAACTTGAGGTTTTAGCATGTTCATCGTTGGCTAGGAAATGACAAAAAGGAGCACATCATGATCCAACTAGAACATATTAATTTAGTCGTGAAAAACATCCCTGAAATGCTGAAGTTTTATCAAACTGCATTTCCACATTGGTACGTGCGTGACGAGGGGGAAGGTACATGGAGCGGCAAGCATAGAAACTGGCTGCACTTTGGCGACGAGTATCAATACATTGCGATGAGTGACCACGGTGAAGGTGAGAACCGCGAGTTGGGCGGCCATCAAGTTGGACTAGCGCATTTTGCTTATGTAACCAATAACGTCGATGCCATCATCAAAAGACTGACCGATGCAGGTTATCCAATTGCCCAACCTGGGGCTGATGAGCCATACCGCAAGAATGTGTATTTTGTTGACCCTGCAGGTTTTGAGATCGAATTTGTTGAATACCTGACAGATGACCCAAAACTTCGTAACCTGACAAGCTAAAAGAGACGTAAATAATAAAACGCCAGCAGATGGTGACTACTGGCGTTTTGGTTTATCTATCAGGTTTCTTTATCGCATTAGCGCTGTTTGGCAAAAACCTGAGTCCAGTAATACCCGTAGCTTGCCGAGTGATTTTCGATAAGCGACGCGCCCATCTGATCGAAATCCGCACTCATGATATTGAGGCAGTGACCTTCGCTCGATAGCCAAGCATTGACGACGGCGTTAATGGAGCTTTGCCCTACGGCGACATTCTCACCAATAGCGCTCCAAGCATAGCCCGTTGCGTTGACTCGATCTGACAGCGTGCTGCCGTCAGAGCCTGTATGACTCATGAAATCGCTGTTCGCCATATCGCTCGAATGTCGATAAGCAGCGCTTTCCAAATCGTAGCTCCAAGTCAGTGCTCCAACAGGTGGCATGGTGGTTGCGCCACACTGTTGTTTGGTAGAGCGAGCACTGTTGACCGCTGCGAGCATCTGCTCGGCAAATGTGCCTTGTGACGATGTGGAACCTGTGTTTTGAGAGCCGTTTTCTACAGGTGCTGACGACTCCCCGTCGCCGCCACATGCGCTGAGAAGTAGGGCCAAAGCAGGCACTAAGATCTTAGTTGGCATTGTCTTTCCTTTATGAGTAACGAAGAGCAAACTGCGCTTTTCGATAATAACGCCCAATAACCTAACAAAAACCAATAAAAGCACCATATGGCTTGGGGGGTTTTAACCAAAGACTCACATGAAGTTTTCAATCACCTTGGTTCGGTTGGTAAATCGGCAACGTTTCAGCCCACGTATGGAATGGCGTTTCATCCATATCCTGTATTGCTTGAGTGATAAAATCGATGAACACCCTCACTCGGGCAGGCACATATTCCCGGTTAGCATAGAGAAGATACACG
Coding sequences within it:
- a CDS encoding YdcF family protein; its protein translation is MKKNLLAIALGSVIALTAAPYSLAANDSTIQSSADYSQLVTKRQVVDQLLNDAVEAFKSPARISHAGFTAKMPSNMEIVTDRLLEAYQLEPYRTDLLISAANAQIYNKNVDRAIELFEQALAVAPDDVDLHAYLAVWQRFKGNQAESDQHMTTLAKLNAGKAADINRIFDTVDRVLATPLKEKADKDKLDDKGAIVTLGYALNPDGSMHQILVERLQTTLAMAKANPDAIIILTGGVPKNHKTEGKLMADWLIEKGVSKDRIIEENYATSTVGNALFSSYALARHNIKHATIISSASHVRRGQTLFEIASWQTGPQGITFDTVSYPDKPLKDLAKASESELLGIYRDALRTYGMWSYRSYPLESR
- a CDS encoding VOC family protein, with the protein product MIQLEHINLVVKNIPEMLKFYQTAFPHWYVRDEGEGTWSGKHRNWLHFGDEYQYIAMSDHGEGENRELGGHQVGLAHFAYVTNNVDAIIKRLTDAGYPIAQPGADEPYRKNVYFVDPAGFEIEFVEYLTDDPKLRNLTS
- the ahpF gene encoding alkyl hydroperoxide reductase subunit F; this encodes MLDQAIQQQLKQYLANVKEDVRLVVSLDESKASNDILSLANQIAEMSDFITVERDDNASARKPVMTVTNPVKGTALRFAGLPMGHEFTSLVLALLHSGGHPIKLEPEVIEQIAALDKELEVEVFISLSCQNCPDVVQAFNMMAAINPKVKATMIDGALFQDEVKQRDIMAVPSVFVNGELFGQGRMSLTEILNKVDDGASEKAAKALNEKDPYDVLVVGGGPGGSAAALYAARKGIRTGVVAKRFGGQVMDTMAIENFISVKRTEGPKLATDLAEHLKEYDVDVVTEQQAQKLMGAAHTDDGLIHIQLESGATLKSKSVILSPGARWREMNVPGEQEYRNKGVAYCPHCDGPLFKGKKTAVIGGGNSGIEAAIDLAGIVEHVTVLEFADVLRADQVLIDKANSLPNIDIITMAQTTEVVGDGTRVTSLKYKDRNTDEIKEIELSGIFVQIGLVPNTEWLKDSEVALSERGEIEVGSRGETSLEGVFAAGDATTVPYKQIIIAMGEGAKASLGAFDYLIRKQG
- a CDS encoding DUF3297 family protein, whose amino-acid sequence is MTDTAKPDLPDRLAGNPRSPFFIKECFEHQIGIRFNGKERTDVEEYCVSEGWVKIASPKAKDRFGNPMLIKLKGEVEAYYV
- a CDS encoding MarR family winged helix-turn-helix transcriptional regulator, with translation MSQCYSPSTLNAEEKLLLENQVCFPLYSAANAVIRAYRPLLDALDLTYSQYLVMMVLWEKDGTSVKQLGSQLHLDSGTLTPLLKRLEAKGFVSRGRSETDERVRVLNLTEAGRALKDQAKSVPDAIACKFTLDLEELMTLKTLCEKVLDKLS
- the ahpC gene encoding alkyl hydroperoxide reductase subunit C — translated: MINTKIKPFAATAYRNGEFVEVTEQDVLGKWAVFFFYPADFTFVCPTELGDLADHYEELQKRGVEVYSVSTDTHFTHKAWHDSSETIGKIQYYMLGDQTGNITNNFGVMREGQGLADRATFLIDPEGTIQAMEITAEGIGRDAEDLLRKVKAAQYVAAHPGEVCPAKWKEGEETLAPSLDLVGKI
- a CDS encoding CAP domain-containing protein gives rise to the protein MPTKILVPALALLLSACGGDGESSAPVENGSQNTGSTSSQGTFAEQMLAAVNSARSTKQQCGATTMPPVGALTWSYDLESAAYRHSSDMANSDFMSHTGSDGSTLSDRVNATGYAWSAIGENVAVGQSSINAVVNAWLSSEGHCLNIMSADFDQMGASLIENHSASYGYYWTQVFAKQR
- a CDS encoding organic hydroperoxide resistance protein: MTTLYKTQATALAGRNGQVKTNDGLLDLELAYPKEMGGTGAATNPEQLFAAGYSACFSNAILHVAREAKVALKSAPVTAEVGIGPNENGGFALTVGLAAELDLPQEQALELTRIAHQVCPYSNAVRGNIDVAVTVNGEAI